Proteins encoded by one window of Salvia splendens isolate huo1 chromosome 5, SspV2, whole genome shotgun sequence:
- the LOC121803607 gene encoding oxysterol-binding protein-related protein 1C-like isoform X1, with protein sequence MHHFCCITSMSIHTNSDLPPPPPPLPPSGDPVIGRSRSAVVSRALSSRDSLLDHGFSFSSNMFSRSLSQNHTSRDLKINDIVGNGISGILHKWVNYGKGWRPRWFVLQDGVLSYYKINGPDRINPQTEKGSRVIGEESMKRLSRKFTGLHRRTGSWGSMKGRKPVGEVHLKVSTIRASRSDDRRFSIFTGTKRLHLRADSAEDRVAWLEALEAVKDMFPRMSNSEVMAPIETLTVSTEGLRQKLLEEGLSESAIEESEQIMRSEFASLQNQFRLLSQKYWLLTDTLRQLETEKVDLENTVVDESQRQSKDVEASARAIDKYSGSATESEDENERVDVVDEDTDEEENTFFDTRDFLSSSSFKSNGSDLRTSSFSSDDDDEFNEAEDNTEPGIMSAGTNIAHVKRRKKLPDPIEKEKGVSLWSMIKDNIGKDLTKVCLPVYFNEPLSSLQKCFEDMEYSYLLDRANEWGEKGNSLMRILNVAAFAVSGYASTEGRICKPFNPLLGETYEADYPDKGLRFFSEKVSHHPMVVACHCEGTGWRFYGDSNLRSKFWGRSIQLDPEGTLTLEFDDGEVFQWSKVTTSIYNLILGKLYCDHYGTMRIQGNRGYSCKLKFKEQSLMDRNPHQVQGLVQDKNGKTAATLIGKWDTSMHYVNGEFKGKGHNLSEAHLLWRRSKPPEFPTRYNLTRFAITLNELVPGLEEKLPPTDSRLRPDQRCLENGEYEKANAEKLRLEQRQRQARKMQEQGWKPRWFAKDSNSYRYVGGYWEAREQSNWEGCPDIFGQVPPDQIPNE encoded by the exons ATGCATCATTTCTGCTGCATCACATCGATGAGCATCCACACCAACTCCGACttgccgcctcctcctcccccTCTCCCGCCGTCGGGCGATCCGGTCATCGGCAGGAGCCGGAGCGCGGTGGTGTCTAGGGCTCTCTCGTCGCGCGATTCGCTTCTGGATCATGGCTTCTCGTTCAGTAGCAATATGTTCAGCCGTAGCCTGAGTCAGAATCACACCAGCCGTGACCTTAAGATAAATGACATTGTTGGGAATGGAATTTCGGGGATTTTGCATAAGTGGGTGAACTACGGGAAGGGGTGGAGGCCTAGGTGGTTCGTTTTACAGGATGGCGTGTTGAGTTATTATAAGATCAATGGGCCGGATAGGATTAACCCACAGACGGAGAAAGGATCGAGAGTGATTGGGGAGGAATCGATGAAGCGGCTGTCGCGGAAGTTTACCGGTCTTCATCGCAGGACTGGGAGCTGGGGCTCCATGAAAGGCAGGAAACCTGTTGGAGAAGTTCATTTGAAG GTATCAACTATCAGAGCGAGCCGATCAGATGATCGGAGATTCTCAATTTTTACTGGTACAAAGAGGCTCCATCTGAGGGCTGACAGTGCAGAAGACCGTGTAGCATGGCTTGAAGCTTTGGAAGCTGTGAAGGACATGTTCCCAAGGATGTCAAATAGTGAGGTAATGGCTCCTATTGAGACTTTAACTGTCTCAACTGAAGGGTTGAGGCAGAAATTGTTGGAAGAAGGTTTGAGTGAGTCAGCGATCGAGGAGAGTGAGCAGATAATGAGGAGTGAATTTGCATCACTGCAAAATCAGTTCAgactcttgagccagaagtatTGGCTCCTTACTGATACACTCCGACAGCTAGAG ACAGAAAAGGTGGATCTGGAGAATACGGTTGTTGACGAAAGCCAAAGACAATCTAAGGATGTAGAAGCATCTGCCAGAGCAATAGATAAGTATAGTG GAAGTGCTACTGAATctgaagatgaaaatgaaagagTGGATGTGGTTGATGAGGACACTGATGAAGAAGAGAATACTTTCTTTGACACCAGGGATTTTTTATCTTCCAGCTCTTTTAAAAGCAATGGGTCTGACTTGAGGACATCGTCTTTTTCAtctgatgatgatgacgagTTCAATGAAGCCGAGGATAATACTGAACCTGGCATTATGTCTGCTGGAACAAACATTGCTCATGTTAAACGTCGGAAGAAATTGCCAGACCCTATTGAGAAAGAGAAAGGAGTGAGCTTGTGGTCAATGATCAAGGATAACATTGGGAAGGATCTTACAAAAGTATGTCTCCCAGTCTACTTCAATGAGCCTCTCTCTTCTCTGCAGAAATGTTTTGAAGACATGGAATATTCATATCTACTAGATCGGGCCAATGAATGGGGGGAAAAG GGCAACAGCCTTATGCGGATTCTAAATGTAGCTGCATTTGCCGTGTCTGGGTATGCCTCCACGGAGGGAAGAATCTGCAAACCATTTAACCCATTGCTGGGGGAGACTTATGAAGCAGATTATCCAGATAAAGGCCTCCGGTTTTTCTCAGAGAAG GTTAGTCACCACCCAATGGTTGTCGCTTGCCATTGCGAGGGTACTGGCTGGAGATTCTATGGTGACAGCAATCTGAGAAGCAAATTTTGGGGTCGCTCCATTCAGCTTGATCCAGAGGGTACCTTAACTCTCGAATTTGATGATGGTGAAGTTTTCCAATGGAGCAAG GTAACAACATCTATATACAACCTTATTCTGGGAAAACTATATTGTGACCACTACGGTACCATGCGGATACAAGGAAACCGTGGTTACTCGTGCAAGCTGAAATTTAAGGAGCAGTCTTTAATGGATAGAAATCCCCACCAG gttcaggggctagtccaagacaagAATGGTAAGACTGCAGCAACTCTGATTGGGAAGTGGGACACAAGCATGCATTATGTCAATGGTGAATTCAAAGGAAAAGGACATAATTTGTCAGAAGCTCACTTGCTCTGGAGACGTAGCAAGCCTCCGGAGTTCCCTACACGTTACAATTTGACACGTTTTGCCATTACACTCAATGAGCTAGTTCCAGGACTGGAG GAAAAGCTGCCTCCAACAGATTCAAGACTGAGACCTGATCAAAGGTGCTTGGAAAATGGGGAATACGAGAAGGCAAATGCTGAAAAACTGAGGCTTGAGCAGAGGCAACGGCAG GCGAGGAAGATGCAAGAACAAGGCTGGAAACCTCGTTGGTTCGCCAAAGACTCCAATTCTTATCGCTACGTTGGCGGGTATTGGGAAGCTAGGGAACAAAGCAACTGGGAAGGATGCCCGGATATTTTTGGTCAAGTGCCTCCGGATCAGATTCCGAACGAGTAA
- the LOC121803607 gene encoding oxysterol-binding protein-related protein 1C-like isoform X2 has product MFPRMSNSEVMAPIETLTVSTEGLRQKLLEEGLSESAIEESEQIMRSEFASLQNQFRLLSQKYWLLTDTLRQLETEKVDLENTVVDESQRQSKDVEASARAIDKYSGSATESEDENERVDVVDEDTDEEENTFFDTRDFLSSSSFKSNGSDLRTSSFSSDDDDEFNEAEDNTEPGIMSAGTNIAHVKRRKKLPDPIEKEKGVSLWSMIKDNIGKDLTKVCLPVYFNEPLSSLQKCFEDMEYSYLLDRANEWGEKGNSLMRILNVAAFAVSGYASTEGRICKPFNPLLGETYEADYPDKGLRFFSEKVSHHPMVVACHCEGTGWRFYGDSNLRSKFWGRSIQLDPEGTLTLEFDDGEVFQWSKVTTSIYNLILGKLYCDHYGTMRIQGNRGYSCKLKFKEQSLMDRNPHQVQGLVQDKNGKTAATLIGKWDTSMHYVNGEFKGKGHNLSEAHLLWRRSKPPEFPTRYNLTRFAITLNELVPGLEEKLPPTDSRLRPDQRCLENGEYEKANAEKLRLEQRQRQARKMQEQGWKPRWFAKDSNSYRYVGGYWEAREQSNWEGCPDIFGQVPPDQIPNE; this is encoded by the exons ATGTTCCCAAGGATGTCAAATAGTGAGGTAATGGCTCCTATTGAGACTTTAACTGTCTCAACTGAAGGGTTGAGGCAGAAATTGTTGGAAGAAGGTTTGAGTGAGTCAGCGATCGAGGAGAGTGAGCAGATAATGAGGAGTGAATTTGCATCACTGCAAAATCAGTTCAgactcttgagccagaagtatTGGCTCCTTACTGATACACTCCGACAGCTAGAG ACAGAAAAGGTGGATCTGGAGAATACGGTTGTTGACGAAAGCCAAAGACAATCTAAGGATGTAGAAGCATCTGCCAGAGCAATAGATAAGTATAGTG GAAGTGCTACTGAATctgaagatgaaaatgaaagagTGGATGTGGTTGATGAGGACACTGATGAAGAAGAGAATACTTTCTTTGACACCAGGGATTTTTTATCTTCCAGCTCTTTTAAAAGCAATGGGTCTGACTTGAGGACATCGTCTTTTTCAtctgatgatgatgacgagTTCAATGAAGCCGAGGATAATACTGAACCTGGCATTATGTCTGCTGGAACAAACATTGCTCATGTTAAACGTCGGAAGAAATTGCCAGACCCTATTGAGAAAGAGAAAGGAGTGAGCTTGTGGTCAATGATCAAGGATAACATTGGGAAGGATCTTACAAAAGTATGTCTCCCAGTCTACTTCAATGAGCCTCTCTCTTCTCTGCAGAAATGTTTTGAAGACATGGAATATTCATATCTACTAGATCGGGCCAATGAATGGGGGGAAAAG GGCAACAGCCTTATGCGGATTCTAAATGTAGCTGCATTTGCCGTGTCTGGGTATGCCTCCACGGAGGGAAGAATCTGCAAACCATTTAACCCATTGCTGGGGGAGACTTATGAAGCAGATTATCCAGATAAAGGCCTCCGGTTTTTCTCAGAGAAG GTTAGTCACCACCCAATGGTTGTCGCTTGCCATTGCGAGGGTACTGGCTGGAGATTCTATGGTGACAGCAATCTGAGAAGCAAATTTTGGGGTCGCTCCATTCAGCTTGATCCAGAGGGTACCTTAACTCTCGAATTTGATGATGGTGAAGTTTTCCAATGGAGCAAG GTAACAACATCTATATACAACCTTATTCTGGGAAAACTATATTGTGACCACTACGGTACCATGCGGATACAAGGAAACCGTGGTTACTCGTGCAAGCTGAAATTTAAGGAGCAGTCTTTAATGGATAGAAATCCCCACCAG gttcaggggctagtccaagacaagAATGGTAAGACTGCAGCAACTCTGATTGGGAAGTGGGACACAAGCATGCATTATGTCAATGGTGAATTCAAAGGAAAAGGACATAATTTGTCAGAAGCTCACTTGCTCTGGAGACGTAGCAAGCCTCCGGAGTTCCCTACACGTTACAATTTGACACGTTTTGCCATTACACTCAATGAGCTAGTTCCAGGACTGGAG GAAAAGCTGCCTCCAACAGATTCAAGACTGAGACCTGATCAAAGGTGCTTGGAAAATGGGGAATACGAGAAGGCAAATGCTGAAAAACTGAGGCTTGAGCAGAGGCAACGGCAG GCGAGGAAGATGCAAGAACAAGGCTGGAAACCTCGTTGGTTCGCCAAAGACTCCAATTCTTATCGCTACGTTGGCGGGTATTGGGAAGCTAGGGAACAAAGCAACTGGGAAGGATGCCCGGATATTTTTGGTCAAGTGCCTCCGGATCAGATTCCGAACGAGTAA
- the LOC121803608 gene encoding phosphatidylinositol 4-phosphate 5-kinase 1-like — MPETLLRVKPAENCDEKSLDSSTTTTTPRSVIIVPRSKSQATCRRVTPAAIPDVVEKRLPNGDLYIGTFSSNTPHGSGKYLWKDGCMYEGDWKKGKASGRGKFSWPSGATFEGEFKSGRMEGTGTFIGSDGDMYRGSWSGDRKHGYGVKHYSNGDYYEGQWKRNLQDGQGRYLWRNGNEYIGEWKSGVIHGRGVLVWSNGNRYDGNWENGSPKGQGVFTWPDGSCYMGCWSSDSSKNGNRNLNQTLNGTFYPAHNAKNGVVTNEEVRNGGFNANFGCKLSAPLLVVGEESVDVMVAGGAGKKRSSVGVDRTFPRLCIWESDGEEGDITCDIIDNVEASMLYRDGFVIDRDAIKQFRKNPCFLSGEAKKPGETISKGHKNYELMLNLQLGIRYSIGKHASVSPTLKLSDFDPKEKFWTRFPPEGSKLTPPHQSTDFRWKDYCPVVFRHLRELFHVDPADYMLAICGSDALRELSSPGKSGSFFYLTQDDRFMIKTVKKSEVKVLTKMLPSYYQHVCRYENTLVTKFFGVHCVKPVGGVKTRFIVMGNMFCSDYRIHRRFDLKGSSHGRRTDKPEGEIDETTTLKDLDLNFVFRLQTNWYQELIKQIDRDCEFLEAERIMDYSLLVGLHFRDDSTRDKMGLSPFLLRTGKSDSFQNEKFMRGCRFLEAELQDMDRVLAGRKPLIRLGANMPARAERVGRRSDFDKYSSGGLSNLRPSRSGEVYEVVLYFGIIDILQDYDISKKLEHAYKSLQVDSTSISAVDPKLYSKRFRDFVGRIFMEDR, encoded by the exons ATGCCTGAGACGCTGCTACGCGTGAAGCCAGCTGAGAATTGCGACGAGAAATCGCTAGAtagctccaccaccaccaccacgcCGAGGTCAGTGATAATCGTGCCGCGGAGTAAATCTCAGGCGACGTGCAGGAGAGTGACGCCGGCGGCGATTCCGGATGTTGTGGAGAAGCGCCTCCCCAACGGCGATCTGTACATCGGGACGTTCTCGAGCAATACGCCTCACGGATCGGGGAAGTATCTGTGGAAGGATGGGTGCATGTATGAAGGGGATTGGAAGAAGGGGAAGGCCAGCGGCAGGGGGAAGTTCTCCTGGCCGTCGGGGGCTACGTTTGAGGGCGAATTCAAGTCGGGTCGGATGGAGGGAACCGGCACTTTCATCGGGTCGGATGGGGATATGTACCGCGGCTCGTGGTCCGGGGATCGGAAGCACGGCTACGGGGTTAAGCATTACAGCAATGGGGATTACTACGAGGGGCAGTGGAAGAGGAATTTGCAGGATGGACAGGGGAGGTATCTGTGGAGGAACGGGAATGAGTATATTGGGGAGTGGAAGAGTGGGGTGATTCACGGGAGAGGGGTTTTGGTGTGGAGCAATGGGAATAGGTATGATGGGAATTGGGAGAATGGGAGCCCTAAAGGGCAAGGGGTTTTCACTTGGCCAGATGGAAGTTGTTACATGGGATGTTGGTCCAGTGATTCTTCCAAGAATGGGAATCGGAATCTGAATCAGACATTGAATGGGACTTTTTACCCAGCTCACAATGCGAAGAATGGGGTTGTTACGAATGAGGAAGTGAGGAATGGGGGTTTTAATGCCAATTTCGGGTGTAAATTGTCGGCGCCCTTGCTGGTTGTGGGGGAGGAGAGTGTGGATGTGATGGTGGCGGGAGGCGCGGGGAAGAAGAGGTCATCTGTTGGGGTGGACAGGACGTTTCCGAGGCTGTGCATTTGGGAGTCGGATGGTGAGGAAGGGGATATAACGTGTGACATTATTGATAATGTGGAGGCGTCTATGTTGTATAGAGATGGTTTTGTGATTGATAGGGATGCTATTAAGCAGTTCAGGAAGAATCCTTGCTTCCTCAGTGGGGAGGCGAAGAAGCCCGGTGAGACGATTTCCAAAGGGCATAAGAATTACGAGCTGATGCTCAATCTCCAGCTGGGAATTAG GTATTCAATAGGGAAGCATGCTTCCGTGTCGCCTACTCTTAAGCTCAGTGATTTTGATCCTAAAGAAAAGTTTTGGACAAGGTTTCCACCTGAGGGATCGAAGCTTACGCCCCCTCATCAATCCACTGACTTTCGTTGGAAGGACTATTGCCCTGTGGTTTTTAG ACATTTAAGGGAGCTATTTCATGTTGATCCTGCTGATTATATGCTAGCCATTTGCGGGAGCGATGCTCTGAGAGAGCTTTCATCTCCTGGGAAGAGTGGAAGTTTCTTTTACTTGACACAGGATGATAGATTCATGATCAAGACAGTGAAGAAATCAGAAGTCAAG GTGCTTACTAAAATGCTTCCAAGCTATTACCAGCATGTTTGCCGTTATGAAAATACCCTTGTGACTAAATTCTTTGGTGTCCATTGTGTCAAACCAGTCGGGGGCGTCAAG ACGCGTTTCATTGTGATGGGAAACATGTTCTGCTCAGACTACCGAATTCATCGAAGGTTTGATCTGAAAGGATCATCCCATGGCCGCAGAACTGATAAGCCCGAGGGAGAGATTGATGAAACCACAACTCTCAAGGACCTCGACTTGAACTTTGTATTTCGTTTGCAGACCAATTGGTATCAAGAACTTATCAA GCAAATTGATCGCGACTGTGAGTTCTTGGAGGCAGAGAGAATCATGGATTACAGTCTCTTAGTAGGTCTTCATTTCCGCGATGATAGTACTCGAGACAAAATGGGATTGTCGCCTTTTCTATTGCGCACAG GAAAGAGCGATTCATTTCAAAATGAGAAGTTCATGCGTGGCTGTCGTTTCCTCGAAGCAGAACTGCAAGACATGGATCGAGTTCTAGCTGGCAG GAAACCACTGATCAGGCTAGGTGCCAACATGCCGGCACGAGCCGAGCGCGTGGGTCGGAGGAGCGACTTTGACAAGTATTCTAGCGGAGGACTTAGCAATTTGAGACCCTCGCGCAGTGGTGAAGTGTACGAAGTAGTTCTCTACTTCGGGATCATTGACATTTTACAAGATTACGACATCAGCAAGAAGCTCGAACATGCGTACAAATCATTGCAGGTGGATTCGACCTCAATCTCAGCCGTTGATCCGAAACTGTATTCCAAAAGATTCCGGGATTTTGTCGGGCGAATATTTATGGAGGACAGGTGA
- the LOC121802764 gene encoding probable calcium-binding protein CML29, translating to MQPYIKTPSQNHTMSQPTPTPVDVDALNHILGVIEAFRAFDSDNDGLINAQELGGIMASLGYNVTEREVQTLMHGDGQLSLAEFVEMNTQSLQLSGLGPLKAAIRGLNMQENDVVTAEELHRGVCDLGVDLSLDDCREIVGAMDGDGDGAVSVEELNLIVDSLL from the coding sequence ATGCAACCATATATTAAAACCCCATCCCAAAACCACACCATGTCTCAGCCAACTCCCACCCCGGTCGACGTCGACGCGCTCAACCACATCCTCGGCGTCATCGAGGCCTTCCGCGCCTTCGACTCCGACAACGACGGCTTGATCAACGCGCAGGAGCTCGGCGGGATCATGGCCTCGCTCGGGTACAACGTCACCGAGCGCGAGGTACAAACCCTCATGCACGGAGACGGGCAGCTGAGCCTGGCCGAGTTCGTCGAAATGAACACGCAGAGCCTCCAATTGAGCGGCCTCGGACCGCTCAAGGCGGCGATCCGAGGCCTCAACATGCAGGAAAACGACGTCGTGACGGCGGAGGAGCTCCACCGAGGCGTTTGTGATTTGGGGGTGGATCTGTCGTTGGATGATTGCAGGGAGATTGTGGGAGCGATGGACGGGGATGGAGATGGAGCTGTGAGTGTGGAGGAGCTTAATCTTATTGTTGATTCTCTTCTTTag